From the genome of Salmonella enterica subsp. houtenae serovar Houten:
AATGACAGCTTACCGATAGGGATCCCCATCCCGCCGATGCCCTGATCGCCAAGCCCCAGAATCCGCTCGCCATCCGTCACCACAATAACTTTAATGTTGTGGTTAGGCACATTCTGCAAAATGTCGTCCATATTGTGACGATTCGGATAAGAGATAAACACGCCGCGCGCCCGGCGATAAATCTCAGAGAAGCGCTCACAGGCTGCGCCCACGGTCGGGGTATAGATAACCGGCATCATCTCTTCAAGATGGTTTTGCACCAGTCGATAAAAGAGCGTCTCGTTGGTATCCTGGATATTACGCAGGTAAATATGCTTATCGATTTCCGTTTTAAACCCCTGATACTGGAGCCAGGCGCGTTCGGCCTGTTCTTCAATCGACTCGACTACCTCCGGCAGCAGTCCTGACAAATTGAAGTTGCGGCGCTCTTCTACGCTAAAAGCGCTGCCTTTGTTTAACAGGGGAAATTCCAGCAATACAGGGCCAGCGTAGGGGATATAAAGGGAACGTGCTTTCTTGGTTGTAGTTTCCATGTTACTCACTCTTTTTCGAATAACTGTCCCTGGCACCGTCGTTTATCATCATATATTGCCTTCCACCAGGGAACCGACCCTGAGTATAAAGCATTGTAAGACGTTAAGGTCATTCCTATAAACAAAAACACCATTGCAGATGCAATGGTGTTTAACGTCATTTCAGGACGGTACGATTACTTTTGGCTATCGGCGCGGCGCTTTCTGCCAGTGGGATTATTCACCACGCTGCTGGTGTCGCCTTCAGTAACAACCTTACGCTGGTTGGAAATTCTGTAATCCAGTCCAAGTATATGACGAGCCTGACGGTTCGATTTCATGTTAACTCCTCAATCCTGTTGCTAGTTTTAAGGACAAATTCGCTTACGCGAAAGAAACGTAACCCCTAAGGTTGCCGTTACAGCATAGCAGGTTTTACAGAGTCGGGTGCTGCCCGCTCACCACATAGTTGATGGTCTGCTGGTAGATGTCACTGAGGATGTCATTGTCGGAAGCCTCAACCCATTTGGTCAGCTCCATTAAAATATCATCTTCAGTGACAACGCCTAACTCCGCGCGTAATCCTTGTTCAATCGCGTTGACCAGGGCCGGTTGCGCGGCTGAGGTATTTGCTGAGTGATAAGTAAACATATAATGCCTCCGTGAAGATGTATTTATTTAGTACGGCTCGCAGAAAATTAATTCGTATTCAGCATGGCAAATATTTTTGCGGCTGTGGTTAAGATTAGTCCTGGAGTTATTTTAACGCAAGGTAGAATTCTAATTGTTTACCCCGGAAGGGAATATATTACCTTTGCCAAAGTGATCTTGTAATTACATATCCTCATACAAATAGCGGTCAATTAATATATATATAAAATACTACTTATTAGGATTTTATCTTTTATTACAATATGATAGGATAAGTCTTAATGTGTATTAAAATATACATAATGGAATATTCTTCCAGGAGAAAAAGTAAGGATAAACGGAGGGATATATTCTTTAAAGAAAGTGAGGACTGTTGGTTTAATATCCATGAATGAAAAAGCATAAAACCATTTCTATATCTGAAGTACAGGTAATTGACAACATGCTACATCCATCGGCATGGCCAACTCAGGTTAGCAGCATGGTCTATACTTTATTTTTTGAGCCAACAGGAGAGCAAGAATGACAATCCATAAGAAAGGTCAGGCACACTGGGAAGGCGACATCAAACGGGGTAAAGGTACTGTTTCAACAGAAAGCGGTGTGCTTAATCAACAACCGTATGGATTCAACACCCGGTTCGAAGGCGCGCAGGGGACCAACCCGGAAGAGTTAATTGGCGCCGCACATGCGGCCTGTTTCTCCATGGCGCTATCACTAATGCTGGGAGAAGCTGGGTTTACGCCGACATCCATTGACACCACCGCTGACGTATCGCTTGATAAGGTGGATGCGGGCTTCGCCATTACCAAAATTGCGCTACAAAGCAAAATCGCGGTTCCAGATATTGATGCTTCAACTTTCGATCACATCATCCAGAAAGCAAAAGCTGGATGCCCGGTATCGCAGGTCCTGAATGCGGAAATCACCCTCGACTACCAGCTTAACGCCTGATAACTCCGCCAGCCCGGTAACGATTGGTTTATCGGGCTGATGAATATACATACAGGCGGAGGGCTCGCTCCCGGTCTATCTGAGATCCTGCCGTATCTCTATCAACTCAACGCACCATACACCACGTCATTTGCTGTTGTCGTGGTATACTTTTCGTCCTAGGATCTGCTCGTCATGTTGCTTTATTCAGCAAACATCAAAATCAGTCAACGTAAATATCACTAATAGCCATATCACGGATGGTGATCTTTATTCCTGAGAGAGGAGGGGTATTATTTTCTTCGTTCTACATTAACGGGTTAACGCGCAGATGTAGAGGTTATTTATATAATTACTGGAGTAACAACAATGAATAAATTCTCCCTTGCTACAGCAGGTATTATCGTGGCAGCGCTGGTAACCAGTGTTAGCGTGAATGCGGCAACTGATAGCACTAAAACAAACGTTACGCCTAAGGGTATGAGCTGCCAGGAGTTTGTTGACCTCAATCCGCAGACTATGGCGCCAGTCGCTTTCTGGGTGCTGAATGAAGATGAAGATTTTAAAGGCGGGGACTTCGTTGATTTCCAGGAAACAGAAACGACAGCAGTGCCATTAGCCATTGAGCTTTGTAAGAAAAATCCGCAGAGTGAATTAAGCAAAATAAAAGACGAAATCAAAAAAGAACTCTCAAAATAAGAGTAAACTGATATCAGAATCCGACCAGTGCGTCGGGTTTTGATATTTGTGACGCCGTCACAAATAACATCTACCATTTCTTCTACCAATCGCTCGGTATTGCACTATTTTCATTAGAGCCCTTTCACTATATGGAGATCTAATGAAAATTTTACCGTTGGCACTCTTTATCATTCCTTTTCTGGCCGGATGCGGCGCCAATAATACGCCGCCGCAAACGCCTATTCCTGGTGAAAAAACATCTGCCAAATTACGTACCCTGGAAACAGGCGCGGCGGCTATTCAATCCAGACCACCTGTCGATGCCATCAGTACCTACCTTGACGGGTTCCATTTTTATAGCGGTGATAAAAACGGACAGATGGAAGCGCACCATTACGTTACCGTCCTGAACGAAGATGTCATGCAGGCGGTGATTTACGACGGCAATACTAAAAACGCGCGCCTGATGGGGGTGGAGTACATTATCAGCGAACGTTTATTTAAAACGCTTCCACCCGAGGAGAAAAAACTGTGGCACAGCCACCAGTACGAGGTGAAATCCGGTAGCCTGGTGGCGCCTGGCTTACCGCAGGTCGCTGATAAGGCGTTGATGAGTAAGATTGTTAATACCTATGGTAAAACCTGGCACACCTGGCATACCGATCGGGATAAAACCCTGCCAATGGGGATCCCTGCGCTGATGATGGGCTTTACTGGCGACGGGCAGCTTGACCCCGCGCTACTGGTCGAGCGGGATCGCCGTCTGGGAATTGATACCCAGGCCATTAAACGCGAGCGGCAGGATCTGCCTGCACATCCCGTTATCAAGGGCGCTAACGCCTGGGAACAGGGAGAGGTTATCCAGCTACAGCGTGTTCAGGGCTCTGGCGAGCACGGTCGAGGCGATACCGCGCACTTCGGCACATCTGAGCAATCCCGACAATAATTCCACGGTTTACACGCAGATACGAAAAAGAATGTCTATTAAGTGACAGTGTCACGTAAAGATTAGCCCCATAGTCTATGCTTGTTCTTCGGATGCTGTAGAGGTTATGGGTTAAACGGAGCGACAAATGAGTTCAAAAATTTTTTGCAAAAGCTGGGGGGCTGAATATATCGCTGCTGATGTTGTCCGCTTTCGTCTTTGGGCCACCGGTCAGCAAAAGGTTATGCTCAGGCTTGCTGGTAAAGACCATGAAATGCAGGCGAGCGGCGACGGCTGGTTTACGCTGGAGGTATCCGGAGTCACACCAGGTACAGTGTATAGCTTTGTACTCAGCGATGGCATGGTTGTCCCCGATCCGGCTTCCCGCGCCCAAAAAACTGACGTCAACGGTCCGTCATATGTGGTTGATCCAGGAAGCTACGTGTGGCGCAACACCGGGTGGAAAGGTAGCCGTTGGGAGCAGGCCGTGGTGTACGAGATGCATACAGGCACGTTCACGCCGGAAGGCACCTTCCGCGCCGCAATAGCGAAGCTGCCTTA
Proteins encoded in this window:
- the hdeB gene encoding Putative secreted protein, producing the protein MNKFSLATAGIIVAALVTSVSVNAATDSTKTNVTPKGMSCQEFVDLNPQTMAPVAFWVLNEDEDFKGGDFVDFQETETTAVPLAIELCKKNPQSELSKIKDEIKKELSK
- a CDS encoding Putative outer membrane or secretedlipoprotein, whose product is MKILPLALFIIPFLAGCGANNTPPQTPIPGEKTSAKLRTLETGAAAIQSRPPVDAISTYLDGFHFYSGDKNGQMEAHHYVTVLNEDVMQAVIYDGNTKNARLMGVEYIISERLFKTLPPEEKKLWHSHQYEVKSGSLVAPGLPQVADKALMSKIVNTYGKTWHTWHTDRDKTLPMGIPALMMGFTGDGQLDPALLVERDRRLGIDTQAIKRERQDLPAHPVIKGANAWEQGEVIQLQRVQGSGEHGRGDTAHFGTSEQSRQ
- the osmC gene encoding osmotically inducible protein C, with translation MTIHKKGQAHWEGDIKRGKGTVSTESGVLNQQPYGFNTRFEGAQGTNPEELIGAAHAACFSMALSLMLGEAGFTPTSIDTTADVSLDKVDAGFAITKIALQSKIAVPDIDASTFDHIIQKAKAGCPVSQVLNAEITLDYQLNA
- a CDS encoding Bdm protein — translated: MFTYHSANTSAAQPALVNAIEQGLRAELGVVTEDDILMELTKWVEASDNDILSDIYQQTINYVVSGQHPTL
- the sra gene encoding Stationary-phase-induced ribosome-associated protein — encoded protein: MKSNRQARHILGLDYRISNQRKVVTEGDTSSVVNNPTGRKRRADSQK